The DNA window GATCGTGCTGTTCCTGATGGCGGTGCCGCCGTTGCTGTCCAACGCCTACGCGGGTGTGCAGCAGGTGGATCCGGCCATCAAGGACGCCGCCAAGGGCATGGGCATGACCGGCAGTCAGGTGCTGTGGCGGGTGGAACTGCCGAACGCCTACCCGCTGATGATGTCCGGCCTGCGCAGCGCGACGCTGCAGGTGATCGCCACCGCGACCATCGGCGCCTTCGTCAGCCTGGGCGGTCTGGGGGACCCGATCCGCCGCGGCATCAGTCAGGGCGCGTTCCAGGACAACGCCACCGGACACCTGGCCACCGGTCGGCTGCTGGCGGGCGCGCTGCTGGTCACCCTGCTGGCGCTGGTGCTCGACCTGATTCTGGCCACGATCCAGCGGTTCACCACCTCCCGCGGGATCACCGGCCGGTACCGCAAGCACCTGCCCGGACCGGCCGAT is part of the Nakamurella alba genome and encodes:
- a CDS encoding ABC transporter permease → MFADLWDYLTTARNWNGGNGLWQNILDHLSYSFFAIALAAIIAVPLGLWIGHTNKGGAVIVGLVNASRALPTFGLMVLLYILIAPNFTGRTELPSIIPVEIVLFLMAVPPLLSNAYAGVQQVDPAIKDAAKGMGMTGSQVLWRVELPNAYPLMMSGLRSATLQVIATATIGAFVSLGGLGDPIRRGISQGAFQDNATGHLATGRLLAGALLVTLLALVLDLILATIQRFTTSRGITGRYRKHLPGPADLSVQEPVVAEADPVTGGTEKGHPPRAVTT